A single window of Rhodococcus jostii RHA1 DNA harbors:
- the tyrS gene encoding tyrosine--tRNA ligase — MTENIIDELTWRGLIAQSTDLDALRRDLDAGPVTLYAGFDPTGPSLHAGHLVPLLALKRFQRAGNRPIVLAGGATGLIGDPRDVGERTMNSADTVAEWADRIRGQLERFVDFDESPSGAIIENNMNWTGKLSAIDFLRDVGKHFSVNVMLARDTVKRRLESDGMSYTEFSYMLLQANDYLHLRRSHGCSLQVGGSDQWGNIIAGVELNRRIDAESVHGLTVPLVTSADGKKFGKSTGGGSLWLDQEMTSPYAWYQYFVNTGDADVIKYLRWFTFLTAEELAELETATAERPHAREAQRRLAAEMTTLVHGEANTRAVELASQALFGRAELQDLDEPTLGAALREASVAELAPGEPAGIVDLLVLSGLCESKGAARRTVKEGGASVNNQKISSEDWTPAPTDLLHGTWLVIRRGKRNFAGIKVLSN; from the coding sequence GTGACTGAGAACATCATCGATGAACTGACCTGGCGCGGGCTCATTGCCCAATCAACCGATCTGGACGCGCTGCGCCGTGATCTCGACGCCGGACCGGTCACGCTGTATGCCGGTTTCGATCCGACCGGACCGAGTTTGCACGCCGGCCACCTCGTACCCCTGCTCGCGCTGAAGCGGTTCCAGCGCGCGGGCAATCGCCCCATCGTGCTGGCCGGTGGGGCGACCGGTCTGATCGGCGATCCCCGCGACGTCGGTGAGCGGACGATGAACTCCGCCGACACCGTGGCGGAATGGGCTGATCGGATCCGGGGGCAGCTGGAACGCTTCGTCGACTTCGACGAGTCGCCGAGCGGGGCGATCATCGAGAACAACATGAACTGGACCGGCAAGCTGTCGGCCATCGACTTCCTGCGCGACGTGGGCAAGCACTTCTCCGTCAACGTGATGCTCGCGCGAGACACCGTGAAGAGGCGCCTCGAATCCGACGGCATGTCCTACACCGAGTTCAGCTACATGCTGCTCCAGGCCAACGACTACCTGCACCTGCGACGCAGTCACGGCTGCTCGCTGCAGGTCGGCGGATCCGACCAGTGGGGCAACATCATCGCCGGCGTCGAACTGAATCGGCGCATCGACGCCGAGTCGGTGCACGGACTGACCGTCCCGCTCGTCACGTCGGCGGACGGCAAGAAGTTCGGGAAGTCGACCGGAGGCGGAAGTCTGTGGCTCGACCAGGAGATGACGAGCCCCTACGCGTGGTACCAGTACTTCGTGAACACCGGCGACGCCGACGTGATCAAGTACCTGCGGTGGTTCACCTTCCTCACGGCCGAGGAGTTGGCGGAACTGGAGACGGCGACGGCCGAGCGGCCGCATGCACGCGAGGCGCAGCGCAGGCTCGCCGCCGAGATGACGACGCTCGTGCACGGCGAAGCCAACACCCGTGCCGTGGAGCTCGCGAGCCAGGCACTGTTCGGTCGCGCGGAACTGCAGGACCTGGACGAGCCGACCCTCGGTGCCGCCCTCCGGGAGGCGTCCGTCGCGGAACTTGCGCCGGGGGAGCCCGCCGGCATCGTCGATCTTCTGGTTCTCAGTGGATTGTGCGAGAGCAAGGGTGCGGCCCGCCGCACCGTCAAGGAAGGCGGCGCGTCGGTGAACAACCAGAAGATCTCGAGTGAGGACTGGACCCCGGCGCCGACCGATCTGCTGCACGGAACGTGGCTCGTGATTCGCCGGGGAAAGCGAAACTTCGCCGGCATCAAGGTGCTGTCGAACTAG